A single region of the Ptychodera flava strain L36383 chromosome 9, AS_Pfla_20210202, whole genome shotgun sequence genome encodes:
- the LOC139140096 gene encoding integrin beta-1-A-like isoform X1: MARHHLIVVLVLAIYQYSVLVQSQSTKCPDAKTCGDCIVTHPSCGWCDDWEYHHETSYPQCDDVNTLLSRGCASDKIVDPISSVNITQAEPLSDAGSDVGKAVQIKPQEITVKLRPGKPGNIKVSVRQAEDYPVDLYYVMDVSNSMADDLEKLKVLGEVLAEEMKNITKNFRLGFGSFVDKTVMPYINTLPEVREKPCDGCVPPYGFINALPLDTDSTRFSDEIQKQKTSGNLDSPEGGMDALMQATVCHQQIGWRESARHLIIYTTDAAFHYAGDGKLGGIVRPNDGECYLNTSTGEYYKSTELDYPSISQLNYQMQKHNVIPVFAVTGDNIKIYEELTNFIEGSTAGELASDSSNIVDLVKENYNKITSKVLMVDDAPENITVSYTSICLNNVTEKGSKECSGLRVGDTVYFDIEITANGCPKPEQQKFTIKPVGFNEELVVNVELECNCGCEDDQIPAADECSNGNGTLVCAGCVCNENRYGRKCECSSEDNDFEENDEPCKQTNTSLVCTGRGNCVCGECACNPGRSGQVFSGKFCECDNMSCDRSGGEVCGGPERGECVCDKDLQKSVCQCFQGWIGSACECPDNNDACIASNGLECNGLGYCDCGECKCNSSITLYTGKTCEDCPIGKDYKGLCEVNKCRHSKACVQCKAFKSGNLSKTECDECPYPVQTVKDLEKGGKGKGEGIEVCRFQDDDDCIFEFIQGQLENGTYILYVDEDKVCPVAVNPLFIVLGVVLGILFIGLALLLIWKLLTTIHDRREFAKFEKERQNAKWDAGENPIYKQATSTFKNPTYKGAAL; encoded by the exons ATGGCAAGACACCATTTAATAGTAGTACTTGTGTTAGCAATTTATCAGTATTCTGTTTTGGTACAAAGCCAAA GTACCAAATGTCCGGATGCCAAAACTTGCGGTGATTGCATAGTGACACATCCATCCTGTGGATGGTGTGATGACTGG GAATACCACCATGAGACATCCTACCCTCAGTGTGATGATGTGAACACCCTACTTTCACGAGGCTGTGCCTCTGATAAGATAGTTGACCCTATCAGTTCAGTGAATATTACACAG GCAGAACCTCTCAGTGATGCCGGTTCTGATGTTGGAAAAGCAGTTCAAATTAAACCACAAGAAATAACAGTTAAACTTCGACCAG GAAAGCCAGGTAACATCAAAGTCAGTGTGCGCCAAGCTGAAGACTACCCAGTTGATCTCTATTATGTTATGGATGTATCAAATTCCATGGCTGATGATTTGGAAAAACTCAAAGTATTGGGAGAAGTTTTAG CTGAAGAAATGAAGAACATCACCAAAAATTTCAGGCTTGGCTTTGGTTCCTTTGTTGACAAGACTGTTATgccatatattaatacattaCCGGAAGT TCGTGAGAAACCATGCGACGGCTGTGTACCACCATATGGATTTATCAACGCACTGCCTTTGGACACAGATAGTACCAGGTTTTCA GATGAGATCCAGAAACAGAAGACATCAGGAAATTTGGATTCCCCTGAAGGCGGCATGGATGCTCTGATGCAAGCCACTGTCTGCCAT CAACAAATTGGATGGAGGGAGTCAGCAAGACATTTGATCATATACACAACTGATGCTGCTTTCCATTATGCTGGGGATGGAAAG CTTGGTGGTATTGTGAGACCCAATGATGGTGAGTGTTATCTCAATACAAGCACTGGTGAATACTACAAATCTACTGAACTT gaCTATCCATCGATCAGTCAACTGAACTACCAGATGCAGAAACACAACGTCATTCCAGTGTTTGCCGTTACTGGTGATAACATCAAAATATATGAG GAACTGACCAATTTCATCGAAGGCTCAACTGCTGGAGAGCTGGCCAGTGATTCATCCAACATCGTTGACCTTGTCAAAGAAAACTACAAT AAAATCACATCCAAGGTACTGATGGTGGACGATGCTCCAGAAAATATTACTGTCTCTTACACTTCCATCTGTCTCAACAACGTCACTGAGAAAGGTTCCAAGGAGTGTTCTGGACTTCGTGTCGGGGATACTGTTTACTTTGATATTGAGATCACTGCAAACGGCTGTCCAAAACCAGAACAGCAAAA ATTCACCATCAAGCCCGTGGGTTTCAATGAAGAATTAGTTGTCAACGTTGAGCTAGAATGCAATTGTGGATGCGAGGATGATCAG ATCCCTGCAGCTGATGAGTGTTCTAACGGCAATGGAACATTGGTGTGCGCCGGCTGTGTGTGCAATGAAAACAGATACGGCAGAAAGTGTGAATGTAGCAGTGAGGATAATGACTTTGAAGAGAATGATGAACCATGCAAGCA GACAAACACATCACTGGTGTGCACTGGACGTGGAAATTGTGTTTGCGGGGAGTGTGCATGCAACCCAGGT AGAAGTGGTCAGGTTTTCTCTGGTAAATTTTGCGAGTGTGACAACATGTCCTGTGACAGATCAGGAGGAGAAGTTTGTGGAG GACCTGAGCGAGGTGAGTGCGTATGCGATAAAGACCTCCAGAAAAGTGTGTGCCAGTGTTTCCAGGGATGGATAGGATCAGCCTGTGAATGCCCAGACAATAACGATGCCTGTATCGCCTCCAATGGA CTTGAGTGTAATGGTCTGGGTTACTGTGACTGTGGAGAGTGTAAGTGTAATTCCTCAATCACCCTGTACACTGGCAAGACATGCGAAGACTGCCCAATTGGCAAG GACTACAAGGGTCTCTGTGAGGTCAACAAGTGCAGGCACAGCAAAGCCTGTGTGCAGTGCAAGGCATTCAAGTCTGGTAACCTCAGCAAGACAGAATGTGATGAATGCCCCTACCCTGTACAGACAGTCAAGGATCTTGAAAAAG GAGGAAAGGGTAAAG GTGAGGGTATTGAAGTATGCCGTTTCCAAGATGACGACGATTGCATCTTTGAGTTCATTCAAGGTCAGCTAGAGAATGGTACTTATATCCTGTATGTGGACGAAGATAAAG TGTGCCCTGTGGCAGTGAATCCACTGTTCATCGTACTGGGTGTTGTCCTGGGAATCTTATTCATTGGATTAGCTCTTCTACTCATCTGGAAACTGCTCACAACCATCCACGACAGAAGGGAATTtgccaaatttgaaaaagagagacagaatGCCAAATGGGATGCG GGCGAGAACCCAATCTACAAACAAGCAACTTCCACATTCAAGAACCCAACCTACAAAGGTGCCGCACTGTAG
- the LOC139140096 gene encoding integrin beta-1-A-like isoform X2 — MARHHLIVVLVLAIYQYSVLVQSQSTKCPDAKTCGDCIVTHPSCGWCDDWEYHHETSYPQCDDVNTLLSRGCASDKIVDPISSVNITQAEPLSDAGSDVGKAVQIKPQEITVKLRPGKPGNIKVSVRQAEDYPVDLYYVMDVSNSMADDLEKLKVLGEVLAEEMKNITKNFRLGFGSFVDKTVMPYINTLPEVREKPCDGCVPPYGFINALPLDTDSTRFSDEIQKQKTSGNLDSPEGGMDALMQATVCHQQIGWRESARHLIIYTTDAAFHYAGDGKLGGIVRPNDGECYLNTSTGEYYKSTELDYPSISQLNYQMQKHNVIPVFAVTGDNIKIYEELTNFIEGSTAGELASDSSNIVDLVKENYNKITSKVLMVDDAPENITVSYTSICLNNVTEKGSKECSGLRVGDTVYFDIEITANGCPKPEQQKFTIKPVGFNEELVVNVELECNCGCEDDQIPAADECSNGNGTLVCAGCVCNENRYGRKCECSSEDNDFEENDEPCKQTNTSLVCTGRGNCVCGECACNPGRSGQVFSGKFCECDNMSCDRSGGEVCGGPERGECVCDKDLQKSVCQCFQGWIGSACECPDNNDACIASNGLECNGLGYCDCGECKCNSSITLYTGKTCEDCPIGKDYKGLCEVNKCRHSKACVQCKAFKSGNLSKTECDECPYPVQTVKDLEKGEGIEVCRFQDDDDCIFEFIQGQLENGTYILYVDEDKVCPVAVNPLFIVLGVVLGILFIGLALLLIWKLLTTIHDRREFAKFEKERQNAKWDAGENPIYKQATSTFKNPTYKGAAL, encoded by the exons ATGGCAAGACACCATTTAATAGTAGTACTTGTGTTAGCAATTTATCAGTATTCTGTTTTGGTACAAAGCCAAA GTACCAAATGTCCGGATGCCAAAACTTGCGGTGATTGCATAGTGACACATCCATCCTGTGGATGGTGTGATGACTGG GAATACCACCATGAGACATCCTACCCTCAGTGTGATGATGTGAACACCCTACTTTCACGAGGCTGTGCCTCTGATAAGATAGTTGACCCTATCAGTTCAGTGAATATTACACAG GCAGAACCTCTCAGTGATGCCGGTTCTGATGTTGGAAAAGCAGTTCAAATTAAACCACAAGAAATAACAGTTAAACTTCGACCAG GAAAGCCAGGTAACATCAAAGTCAGTGTGCGCCAAGCTGAAGACTACCCAGTTGATCTCTATTATGTTATGGATGTATCAAATTCCATGGCTGATGATTTGGAAAAACTCAAAGTATTGGGAGAAGTTTTAG CTGAAGAAATGAAGAACATCACCAAAAATTTCAGGCTTGGCTTTGGTTCCTTTGTTGACAAGACTGTTATgccatatattaatacattaCCGGAAGT TCGTGAGAAACCATGCGACGGCTGTGTACCACCATATGGATTTATCAACGCACTGCCTTTGGACACAGATAGTACCAGGTTTTCA GATGAGATCCAGAAACAGAAGACATCAGGAAATTTGGATTCCCCTGAAGGCGGCATGGATGCTCTGATGCAAGCCACTGTCTGCCAT CAACAAATTGGATGGAGGGAGTCAGCAAGACATTTGATCATATACACAACTGATGCTGCTTTCCATTATGCTGGGGATGGAAAG CTTGGTGGTATTGTGAGACCCAATGATGGTGAGTGTTATCTCAATACAAGCACTGGTGAATACTACAAATCTACTGAACTT gaCTATCCATCGATCAGTCAACTGAACTACCAGATGCAGAAACACAACGTCATTCCAGTGTTTGCCGTTACTGGTGATAACATCAAAATATATGAG GAACTGACCAATTTCATCGAAGGCTCAACTGCTGGAGAGCTGGCCAGTGATTCATCCAACATCGTTGACCTTGTCAAAGAAAACTACAAT AAAATCACATCCAAGGTACTGATGGTGGACGATGCTCCAGAAAATATTACTGTCTCTTACACTTCCATCTGTCTCAACAACGTCACTGAGAAAGGTTCCAAGGAGTGTTCTGGACTTCGTGTCGGGGATACTGTTTACTTTGATATTGAGATCACTGCAAACGGCTGTCCAAAACCAGAACAGCAAAA ATTCACCATCAAGCCCGTGGGTTTCAATGAAGAATTAGTTGTCAACGTTGAGCTAGAATGCAATTGTGGATGCGAGGATGATCAG ATCCCTGCAGCTGATGAGTGTTCTAACGGCAATGGAACATTGGTGTGCGCCGGCTGTGTGTGCAATGAAAACAGATACGGCAGAAAGTGTGAATGTAGCAGTGAGGATAATGACTTTGAAGAGAATGATGAACCATGCAAGCA GACAAACACATCACTGGTGTGCACTGGACGTGGAAATTGTGTTTGCGGGGAGTGTGCATGCAACCCAGGT AGAAGTGGTCAGGTTTTCTCTGGTAAATTTTGCGAGTGTGACAACATGTCCTGTGACAGATCAGGAGGAGAAGTTTGTGGAG GACCTGAGCGAGGTGAGTGCGTATGCGATAAAGACCTCCAGAAAAGTGTGTGCCAGTGTTTCCAGGGATGGATAGGATCAGCCTGTGAATGCCCAGACAATAACGATGCCTGTATCGCCTCCAATGGA CTTGAGTGTAATGGTCTGGGTTACTGTGACTGTGGAGAGTGTAAGTGTAATTCCTCAATCACCCTGTACACTGGCAAGACATGCGAAGACTGCCCAATTGGCAAG GACTACAAGGGTCTCTGTGAGGTCAACAAGTGCAGGCACAGCAAAGCCTGTGTGCAGTGCAAGGCATTCAAGTCTGGTAACCTCAGCAAGACAGAATGTGATGAATGCCCCTACCCTGTACAGACAGTCAAGGATCTTGAAAAAG GTGAGGGTATTGAAGTATGCCGTTTCCAAGATGACGACGATTGCATCTTTGAGTTCATTCAAGGTCAGCTAGAGAATGGTACTTATATCCTGTATGTGGACGAAGATAAAG TGTGCCCTGTGGCAGTGAATCCACTGTTCATCGTACTGGGTGTTGTCCTGGGAATCTTATTCATTGGATTAGCTCTTCTACTCATCTGGAAACTGCTCACAACCATCCACGACAGAAGGGAATTtgccaaatttgaaaaagagagacagaatGCCAAATGGGATGCG GGCGAGAACCCAATCTACAAACAAGCAACTTCCACATTCAAGAACCCAACCTACAAAGGTGCCGCACTGTAG